Proteins encoded together in one Coriobacteriia bacterium window:
- a CDS encoding HD-GYP domain-containing protein, protein MSDQNDEIVESPDQGEYLSAEEAQTEAPVEEFTPREKAEAESPGAVDADVGAAAHYSAKQVGRVRELIARLYAIRRAKRFYPLDHPAVVEGIDLLAHAIAGYHDEGVDVQLSFFDGEILLGEQLLTEESVAFDQLVRDLTSIGVGSIVFRRGFAPSELSESMTVIAADSAEIAEMGGIEAAISALQPSRVVIGTVKAVERTDRSGAATDEDARAAYSGAVSLLREVDRLMRVNRHMPASKVKGVVRSLVDNVISNRYAMLQLTGLKNYDEYTFYHSANVAILSLALGSMVTQDYRFLSSLGAGALLHDLGKLSVDLEILNKPGVLTPDEWSNVREHPVRGAQMVSMLPGVDKSAVVVILEHHMRFDGTGYPQRTPIRPQHLSSRIVAVADSYDAMTSQRSYSAARVQDEAMSLLAKGAGSALDPVLVRLFIKLMGVYPVGSVVRLSHGQVGIVIAPSDSDPVRPVVRVIASEDGEMIDPMDVDLAISTEISVRGCIDPRLLNIDVEAYL, encoded by the coding sequence ATGAGTGATCAGAACGACGAGATCGTGGAGAGTCCCGATCAAGGCGAGTACCTCTCGGCTGAAGAAGCACAGACTGAAGCGCCCGTGGAGGAGTTCACGCCGCGCGAGAAGGCGGAGGCCGAGAGCCCGGGCGCGGTCGATGCTGATGTCGGGGCGGCAGCTCACTACTCCGCGAAGCAGGTCGGCCGCGTGCGTGAACTCATCGCGCGCTTGTATGCCATTCGTCGCGCCAAGCGCTTCTATCCCTTGGACCACCCTGCGGTGGTCGAGGGCATCGACCTGCTCGCGCACGCTATCGCCGGCTACCATGACGAGGGCGTCGACGTGCAACTCTCCTTCTTCGACGGGGAGATCCTTCTGGGCGAACAACTGCTGACGGAGGAGAGCGTCGCCTTCGACCAGCTGGTGCGTGACCTGACCTCGATAGGCGTGGGTTCGATCGTCTTCCGTCGCGGTTTCGCCCCCAGCGAGCTATCTGAGTCGATGACGGTGATTGCCGCAGACTCGGCCGAGATCGCTGAGATGGGAGGCATCGAGGCGGCGATATCGGCGCTCCAACCCTCCCGTGTCGTGATCGGCACGGTCAAGGCGGTGGAGCGCACCGATCGCAGCGGTGCTGCCACGGATGAGGATGCGCGCGCTGCCTACTCGGGAGCCGTCTCACTGCTGCGCGAGGTCGATCGACTCATGCGGGTGAATCGCCACATGCCGGCGTCGAAGGTGAAGGGCGTGGTTCGCAGCCTCGTGGACAACGTCATTTCGAACCGGTACGCGATGCTGCAGCTCACGGGGCTGAAGAACTACGACGAGTACACGTTCTACCACTCAGCGAACGTCGCGATTCTCTCCCTTGCTCTTGGCTCGATGGTCACTCAGGACTATCGATTCCTGTCTTCGTTGGGCGCAGGGGCCCTGCTGCATGACCTCGGGAAGCTCTCGGTCGATCTGGAGATCCTCAACAAGCCCGGGGTCCTCACGCCCGACGAATGGTCCAACGTGCGCGAGCACCCGGTGCGCGGTGCGCAGATGGTCTCGATGTTGCCTGGCGTGGACAAGTCCGCGGTCGTGGTGATCCTCGAGCATCACATGCGCTTCGACGGCACCGGGTACCCGCAGAGAACCCCGATCCGGCCACAGCATCTTTCGAGCCGCATCGTGGCGGTGGCGGACAGCTACGACGCGATGACGTCTCAGAGAAGCTACTCGGCCGCTCGGGTGCAGGACGAGGCGATGTCGCTACTGGCCAAGGGCGCGGGCAGTGCTCTCGATCCCGTGCTCGTCCGGCTGTTCATCAAGCTCATGGGCGTCTACCCGGTCGGGTCTGTCGTTCGTTTGTCCCACGGGCAGGTGGGCATCGTCATCGCTCCGAGCGATTCCGATCCGGTGAGGCCCGTCGTTCGCGTCATAGCGTCCGAGGACGGAGAGATGATCGACCCGATGGACGTCGATCTCGCGATTTCAACGGAGATCAGCGTTCGCGGCTGCATCGACCCACGCCTGCTCAATATCGATGTCGAGGCGTACCTCTAG
- a CDS encoding HEAT repeat domain-containing protein, which yields MAARRGGPQAPPIIEGLLKALVVAEKAYALYPPTSHIPLETASSAAQVLSEALAERPEVRLIVTKQGLFYGDAELFPGQSAYMTFALALYNRHLADVRFHAGTTAKDIVAFLEVLALDPDTISEGGGFESRLWEAGVGTITVTEAHVTIVDVGDAPGQVNGAASSRADIDEILASAYGGRSRDQLTVARFLGDKTAVAKYLTETHAGSGTTPDLMGTAERFAELAEIAYEVGTGSARAQLLRSLGEAFQELDPALRRSLLVDEMLPEARTNEALAAVIRQMDIDSVCRALVGDLDETEASREGLARAIRTLSLISLADRQEVAASAGAAMREAGFCDAAISEVLELAAPSRLTVRESTSAVGSGPKPADAILKLMDMAPTPQRTGSEEDDRGLVEIRTEARSGITDGDVIMALVSLVAMDSREVPFASTMSLLEDSLDLLVERGEIEIAADAADALTAASQNEELDSAQRMRLRKAIGRFTKPGDIRSIAHALRLYAPGTPEHEAARRLLDALGPLAIEPLLEQLADEQEMLVRKAIVELLSAEAMNYVQELGSHVGDQRWYVVRNVVSILGSTHSSAVLPYLERTVRHPEPRVRREVLRALSGINDRIAQEMLVGVLDDNDAQNVQLAARYLGASDIATAVPALERVARGEGRGNRDSGPRVEAIEALGRRGAIEALPTLESLAGKRSILGAGKAREIRAASESAISAIKAKGVLHE from the coding sequence GTGGCGGCACGTCGCGGCGGACCACAGGCCCCGCCCATCATCGAGGGCCTGCTCAAGGCCCTGGTTGTCGCCGAGAAGGCGTACGCGCTGTACCCGCCCACCAGCCACATCCCGCTCGAGACAGCCTCGTCCGCCGCGCAGGTGCTCTCTGAAGCGCTGGCAGAACGACCGGAAGTGCGACTCATCGTCACGAAGCAGGGCCTCTTCTACGGTGACGCCGAGCTGTTTCCGGGCCAGTCTGCGTACATGACGTTTGCGCTGGCGCTCTACAACCGTCATCTGGCGGATGTTCGGTTCCATGCAGGGACGACCGCCAAAGACATCGTTGCTTTCCTCGAGGTGCTCGCGCTGGACCCCGATACGATCAGCGAGGGCGGAGGGTTCGAATCACGACTGTGGGAGGCGGGAGTCGGAACGATCACCGTCACCGAGGCGCACGTGACCATCGTTGATGTGGGGGATGCACCTGGGCAAGTCAACGGCGCCGCTTCGTCACGCGCCGACATCGACGAGATTCTTGCTTCTGCCTACGGAGGCCGATCCCGCGATCAGTTGACCGTGGCGCGTTTCTTGGGCGACAAGACCGCCGTCGCCAAGTACCTGACCGAGACCCACGCGGGATCGGGCACCACACCCGACCTCATGGGTACGGCGGAACGGTTCGCCGAGCTGGCAGAGATCGCCTACGAAGTGGGGACCGGGTCTGCGCGTGCGCAGCTCCTTCGGTCGCTAGGGGAGGCGTTCCAGGAGCTTGACCCCGCTCTGCGTCGATCGCTGCTTGTAGACGAGATGCTGCCCGAGGCGCGAACCAACGAGGCGCTGGCGGCGGTCATCCGGCAGATGGACATCGACAGCGTCTGCCGGGCGCTGGTCGGCGACCTCGACGAGACCGAGGCCTCGCGCGAGGGACTTGCGCGAGCGATACGCACCCTTTCACTGATCTCGCTTGCCGATCGTCAGGAGGTCGCTGCGTCAGCCGGGGCAGCGATGCGTGAAGCAGGGTTCTGTGACGCCGCCATCTCCGAAGTGCTGGAGCTCGCAGCGCCTAGCCGGCTGACGGTTCGCGAGTCGACCAGTGCGGTAGGAAGCGGCCCCAAGCCCGCGGACGCCATCTTGAAGCTCATGGATATGGCGCCCACACCTCAGCGCACGGGATCGGAGGAGGACGATCGGGGACTTGTCGAGATTAGGACGGAAGCCAGGAGCGGCATCACCGACGGCGACGTCATCATGGCGCTTGTCTCGCTCGTGGCGATGGACTCTCGCGAGGTCCCCTTCGCGTCGACGATGTCCCTGCTCGAGGACTCTTTGGACCTGCTCGTTGAGCGGGGCGAGATTGAAATCGCCGCCGACGCAGCCGACGCGCTCACCGCCGCCTCCCAGAACGAGGAGCTCGACTCCGCACAGCGCATGCGCCTGCGCAAGGCGATAGGGCGGTTCACCAAACCCGGCGACATCAGATCCATCGCTCATGCGCTTCGTCTGTATGCGCCCGGCACACCCGAGCACGAAGCTGCGCGAAGGCTGCTTGACGCGCTTGGGCCGCTCGCTATCGAGCCTCTTCTCGAGCAACTGGCTGACGAGCAGGAGATGCTTGTCCGCAAGGCGATTGTCGAACTGCTGTCGGCCGAAGCCATGAACTACGTCCAGGAGCTGGGCTCTCACGTGGGAGATCAGCGTTGGTACGTGGTGCGCAACGTGGTGAGCATCCTCGGCTCCACCCACTCATCAGCGGTGCTCCCGTATCTGGAGAGAACGGTCAGACATCCGGAGCCTCGCGTGAGGCGCGAGGTGCTTCGCGCGCTCTCGGGAATCAACGATCGAATCGCTCAAGAGATGCTCGTGGGCGTCCTTGATGACAACGACGCGCAGAACGTGCAGCTTGCGGCCCGCTATCTCGGTGCTTCTGATATCGCCACGGCCGTGCCGGCCCTGGAGCGGGTGGCTCGTGGCGAAGGTCGCGGTAACCGGGACTCCGGCCCCCGGGTCGAGGCGATCGAGGCGCTCGGGAGACGCGGCGCCATCGAAGCGCTCCCCACACTGGAATCGCTTGCCGGCAAACGTTCGATACTCGGTGCCGGAAAGGCGCGCGAGATTCGAGCGGCATCGGAGTCGGCGATCAGCGCCATCAAGGCCAAGGGGGTGCTGCATGAGTGA
- a CDS encoding Maf family protein, with amino-acid sequence MAVMIHREPLSRIVLASQSPRRRRLLAWLELPFEADAVDTPEDLDTPLAADPGALASHLAAEKACVAREEGLGADGLILAFDTLVVHEGAVLGKPRDERDAWRMLKSLSGRTHEVVTGCALLGPHDPEPRVFSVKTQVQMKELTDCRIEAWMAMGTYLGCAGAYNIEAQVASVAGDECFQNVAGLPLCHLFVAVREEFANGRIISEPAPPVCACDSALQRTCVLGPRTIDG; translated from the coding sequence ATGGCGGTCATGATCCATCGCGAACCCCTCTCCCGCATCGTGCTTGCGTCGCAGTCTCCGCGCCGGAGGCGTCTGCTGGCCTGGCTCGAGCTGCCCTTCGAGGCGGACGCCGTCGACACGCCCGAGGACCTCGACACCCCCCTTGCGGCCGACCCCGGTGCGCTTGCTTCGCACCTGGCCGCCGAGAAGGCGTGTGTCGCGCGCGAGGAGGGGCTGGGCGCTGACGGGCTCATCCTGGCCTTCGATACCCTCGTCGTTCACGAGGGGGCCGTTCTGGGCAAACCGCGCGACGAGCGTGACGCGTGGCGCATGCTCAAGTCCCTGTCCGGCCGAACCCACGAGGTCGTGACCGGATGCGCGCTGCTCGGCCCGCACGACCCTGAGCCTCGGGTGTTCTCGGTCAAGACGCAGGTGCAGATGAAGGAACTGACCGACTGTCGTATCGAGGCATGGATGGCGATGGGCACCTACCTTGGATGCGCCGGCGCCTACAACATCGAAGCCCAGGTCGCCTCAGTTGCCGGTGACGAGTGTTTCCAGAATGTCGCCGGGTTGCCACTGTGTCACCTGTTCGTCGCAGTGCGAGAGGAGTTCGCGAACGGCCGCATCATCAGCGAGCCCGCTCCCCCCGTGTGCGCGTGCGACTCCGCGCTGCAGCGGACGTGCGTTCTGGGTCCGCGGACCATCGACGGCTGA
- a CDS encoding class I SAM-dependent methyltransferase — MHDEAKGAPTSDYDEFVNWEKRLGVEGPFFRELFEREGVSRVVDVGAGSARHSILFASWGLEVIAVDPDDSMLAAARLNEERFATEIASGGGSLRIVEGGFGELHRRGLGSVDAVICTGNALPHVAGRDGLTEALADFASVLVPGGILVVHLLNHERLLASRQRVVPPKVVDTASGSTKVFVRLVDYPEGDEELDFDFVTIERDASGGWSLSSRRSVHTAITTQTLRSELRCAGFGRVEVFGGHDRHALTDADESVIVVAQR; from the coding sequence GTGCACGACGAAGCCAAGGGCGCGCCGACCAGCGACTACGACGAGTTCGTGAACTGGGAGAAGAGACTAGGAGTCGAGGGACCGTTCTTTCGGGAGCTGTTCGAGCGCGAGGGGGTCAGCCGCGTCGTCGATGTCGGCGCGGGCAGCGCGCGGCATTCCATCCTCTTCGCAAGCTGGGGGCTTGAGGTGATCGCCGTCGACCCGGATGACTCGATGCTCGCGGCCGCACGGTTGAATGAGGAGCGCTTCGCCACTGAGATCGCTTCGGGTGGTGGCTCGCTCCGCATCGTCGAGGGGGGTTTCGGCGAGCTTCACCGGCGGGGACTTGGTTCTGTCGACGCGGTCATCTGCACCGGGAACGCGCTCCCTCACGTCGCGGGGAGGGACGGGCTGACAGAGGCGCTCGCCGACTTCGCCAGCGTGCTTGTTCCGGGAGGCATCCTTGTGGTGCACCTGCTCAACCATGAGCGGCTGCTTGCGAGTAGACAGCGGGTGGTGCCGCCAAAGGTGGTCGACACCGCCTCCGGGTCGACCAAGGTGTTCGTGCGGCTGGTGGACTACCCCGAGGGCGACGAGGAGCTCGATTTCGACTTCGTGACCATCGAGAGGGACGCAAGCGGCGGCTGGTCGCTCTCAAGCCGGCGCTCCGTGCACACGGCGATCACCACGCAGACGCTCCGATCGGAGCTGCGGTGCGCCGGGTTCGGCCGCGTCGAGGTGTTCGGAGGGCACGACCGCCATGCGCTCACCGATGCCGACGAGAGCGTGATCGTGGTCGCGCAGCGCTAG
- a CDS encoding amidohydrolase family protein, protein MSGSEAGLEVANATLPGDVIDAHVHLFTVGLLEEWLQTLPPEQMQRFRTAVKERRFGRRGDQVLPDMTPAEAACWYVERLHAADVAKALVVSVAPDNQWTRDFLLEAKGHVHALCNLDPREPDAPELLEREMAAGFRGVKLLPVNRCFRLSDPACRPFFERAQELGAAITVHYGVSVDPGADLRFADPIDLSPVARDFPKITFVIAHFGAGWLDSVLRASYQCANVCVDSSGTNNWLDYHVPAMTLADVFERCLTALGPERVLFGTDSNTTAPYRTWIRRIQQRTLEEMGLSEHDLDLVMRGNATRIFRLDEPLLMTEGG, encoded by the coding sequence GTGAGCGGTTCGGAGGCCGGGCTCGAGGTCGCGAACGCGACGCTTCCGGGTGACGTGATCGACGCGCACGTCCATCTGTTCACCGTGGGGCTGCTGGAAGAGTGGCTTCAGACCCTGCCACCCGAACAGATGCAGCGGTTTCGCACGGCGGTCAAGGAGCGCCGGTTCGGCCGACGTGGCGATCAGGTGCTGCCCGACATGACGCCGGCCGAGGCTGCGTGCTGGTACGTCGAACGGCTGCACGCGGCCGACGTCGCAAAGGCGCTCGTCGTATCGGTCGCGCCCGACAACCAGTGGACCCGCGACTTTCTGCTCGAAGCCAAGGGGCACGTCCACGCACTGTGCAATCTCGATCCGCGCGAACCAGACGCCCCCGAGCTGCTGGAGCGAGAGATGGCAGCTGGCTTTCGCGGCGTGAAGCTGCTGCCGGTGAACCGGTGCTTCCGCCTGTCCGATCCGGCGTGCCGGCCGTTTTTCGAGCGTGCCCAGGAGTTGGGAGCGGCGATCACCGTGCACTATGGCGTCTCGGTCGACCCGGGCGCCGACCTTCGGTTCGCCGATCCGATCGACCTGTCGCCGGTGGCGCGCGATTTCCCCAAGATCACCTTCGTGATCGCGCATTTCGGCGCGGGATGGCTCGACAGCGTTCTGCGAGCCTCCTACCAGTGCGCAAACGTGTGCGTCGACTCGAGCGGCACCAACAACTGGCTCGACTATCACGTGCCGGCGATGACGCTGGCAGACGTGTTCGAGCGGTGCTTGACGGCCTTGGGCCCGGAGCGGGTGCTGTTCGGTACGGACTCCAACACCACGGCGCCCTACCGCACGTGGATCCGGCGCATACAGCAGCGTACCCTCGAAGAGATGGGGCTGTCCGAGCACGACCTCGACCTCGTGATGCGGGGCAACGCCACACGCATCTTCCGACTCGACGAGCCGCTGCTCATGACCGAAGGCGGGTGA
- a CDS encoding PspC domain-containing protein has translation MTEHDRRSEWQIFGAVALIALGVMLFLNQVGGPWWTMIREAFRFAAKVAWPLILVGIGVLLLVSAKRGGAILGDASGRRLLRSRSERMVAGVLGGLGAYFGIDPTWLRIIYVVFAVMTGFWIAVLLYLVAMVLVPEEPRPGVEPPQWPQAGQPQAPTWVQHPTGSTETVQAPPPAPPAPPVPPVR, from the coding sequence ATGACGGAGCACGACCGTAGAAGTGAATGGCAGATCTTTGGCGCGGTCGCACTCATCGCGCTCGGTGTCATGCTCTTCTTAAACCAAGTGGGCGGTCCGTGGTGGACGATGATTCGCGAGGCGTTTCGTTTTGCCGCCAAGGTCGCCTGGCCGCTGATCCTTGTCGGAATCGGGGTCTTGCTGCTGGTTTCGGCCAAGCGAGGAGGAGCGATCCTGGGAGACGCGTCAGGGCGCAGGCTCCTGCGCTCGCGCTCGGAGCGGATGGTGGCCGGGGTTCTGGGCGGGTTGGGCGCGTACTTCGGCATCGATCCCACGTGGTTGCGCATCATCTACGTCGTGTTCGCGGTGATGACGGGGTTCTGGATCGCGGTACTGCTCTACTTGGTGGCGATGGTGCTTGTTCCTGAAGAGCCGCGGCCCGGCGTGGAGCCGCCCCAATGGCCGCAGGCCGGTCAGCCCCAAGCGCCTACCTGGGTCCAGCATCCGACCGGTTCCACCGAAACGGTGCAGGCACCACCCCCTGCGCCCCCCGCACCGCCGGTCCCTCCCGTCCGGTGA
- a CDS encoding DUF5668 domain-containing protein: MTDEQQVMHAPPSPPTPPSGPTTQAPPPEPPAAGPTGRYTAGIVLIVIGSLFLAGQFIPGLAWWTLWPLVIIIAGLVQAFTPGRDGWSVARMFDGFVTVAFGGVFFAITSGVVGWGVWGRILQFWPVLLISLGLEILAKSLRVSWPKVIGSLLVIGALVFSVVTYAGGASAAGWWFNATSDTGAAFSYSEPVSGVEEAQLTLDAGVARVRMGSGDNLVAVKGRSPFGAPQVDVNRAAEPAEVGVRLGGSDRAMVWPGGQAADFDIWVSDKVLWDMRINTGVSVLDADLSDVPLSSLDLRPGVAECDVRLGDAPAGADEARADVRAGISAVRLELPDGAEARIEISSGLSGRTVSGDFESLGGGIWETPGYEDARQAGRPVWLVAVKSGIGSITIDTY; encoded by the coding sequence ATGACCGATGAACAGCAGGTGATGCACGCACCGCCCTCGCCGCCCACGCCTCCTTCCGGGCCGACCACGCAAGCTCCTCCTCCTGAGCCCCCGGCGGCCGGACCGACCGGGCGCTATACGGCCGGCATCGTGCTCATCGTCATCGGCAGTCTGTTCTTGGCCGGGCAGTTCATCCCCGGCCTTGCGTGGTGGACCCTGTGGCCGCTGGTCATCATCATCGCGGGCCTGGTTCAGGCGTTCACGCCCGGGCGGGATGGCTGGAGCGTGGCGCGCATGTTCGACGGGTTCGTCACCGTCGCGTTCGGAGGGGTCTTCTTCGCGATCACGAGTGGCGTCGTGGGCTGGGGTGTGTGGGGCCGCATACTGCAGTTCTGGCCGGTGCTGCTCATCTCTTTGGGTCTTGAGATCCTCGCCAAGTCTTTGAGGGTGAGCTGGCCGAAGGTCATCGGGTCACTGCTTGTCATCGGTGCGCTCGTCTTCTCGGTCGTCACCTACGCCGGGGGAGCAAGCGCAGCCGGGTGGTGGTTCAACGCGACATCGGACACCGGCGCAGCGTTCTCGTATTCCGAGCCGGTCTCCGGGGTCGAGGAGGCGCAGCTGACGCTGGATGCGGGGGTGGCCCGGGTGCGGATGGGCTCCGGTGACAATCTGGTGGCCGTCAAGGGCCGTAGTCCGTTCGGCGCGCCGCAGGTCGATGTGAACCGAGCGGCCGAACCGGCGGAGGTCGGAGTTCGGCTCGGAGGGTCCGACAGGGCCATGGTGTGGCCGGGCGGGCAGGCCGCAGACTTCGATATCTGGGTGTCCGACAAGGTTCTGTGGGACATGAGGATCAACACCGGGGTGTCCGTTCTCGACGCCGATCTTTCGGATGTGCCGCTCTCGTCACTGGATCTTCGTCCGGGAGTCGCTGAGTGCGATGTGAGGCTTGGAGACGCCCCGGCGGGCGCGGATGAGGCCCGCGCCGACGTTCGAGCCGGAATCTCGGCTGTGAGGCTGGAGCTCCCTGATGGAGCCGAAGCCCGCATCGAGATCTCGAGCGGGCTGTCGGGTCGCACGGTGAGCGGCGACTTCGAGAGTCTCGGGGGCGGTATCTGGGAAACCCCCGGCTACGAAGACGCTCGGCAGGCCGGTCGACCCGTTTGGCTGGTGGCCGTGAAATCGGGCATCGGTTCCATCACCATCGACACGTACTAG
- a CDS encoding hemolysin family protein: protein MDSVAVQILLIGVLVAVNGYFAAAEIALISVRRASLKKRADEGSRGAKAAVTLTDDPTRLLATIQVGITLMGFLASAAAAVSLAAPVQSWLESLGVGWLASLASPLSVLFVTLIVSYVTLIFGELVPKRLGLQRAEGVAVVVARPVSWVAAAFSPLVWFLTISTDVVARLIGVRLEGGRPGVSEEEIKLLVTEQGSLLDEEKRMIHEIFELGDTVAREIMVPRVDMVLVEDTTTVRDAAMVMRGSGFSRVPVFHDDRDRIVGVALLKDLVAPLSEGAADDPITNHVRDPFFVPETKGILPLLNEMQTHRNQVAIVVDEYGGTAGLVTVEDIVEEVVGEIADEFDRDRRYITSVGEGEWVVDGRLPLEDAIGLGLPVDESGEYDTVAGWLLAELGHIPTPGEQHAKAGFEFRVQAMRRRRIARIRVLAAQEGRAKGAS from the coding sequence ATGGATTCCGTGGCGGTGCAGATTCTTCTGATAGGCGTCTTGGTTGCCGTCAACGGCTATTTCGCTGCTGCTGAGATAGCGCTCATCAGTGTTCGTCGCGCGTCGCTGAAGAAGCGTGCCGACGAGGGGTCGCGCGGTGCGAAGGCGGCAGTGACACTCACTGACGACCCCACGAGATTGCTCGCCACCATTCAGGTAGGCATCACCCTCATGGGCTTTCTCGCTTCAGCAGCCGCTGCCGTGTCTTTGGCGGCGCCGGTCCAATCCTGGCTCGAATCTCTGGGGGTAGGGTGGCTCGCGTCGCTTGCCTCACCGCTCTCCGTCCTCTTCGTCACGTTGATCGTGAGCTACGTGACACTGATCTTCGGGGAGCTCGTCCCCAAGCGCCTCGGTCTGCAGCGTGCCGAGGGGGTTGCCGTCGTGGTCGCGCGGCCCGTGTCATGGGTGGCGGCTGCTTTCTCGCCGTTGGTCTGGTTCCTGACCATCTCCACCGATGTGGTGGCTCGACTCATCGGAGTGCGTCTCGAGGGGGGACGTCCGGGGGTTTCGGAAGAGGAGATCAAGCTGCTCGTCACCGAGCAGGGGTCGCTGCTGGACGAAGAGAAGCGGATGATCCACGAGATATTCGAGCTCGGCGACACCGTCGCGCGCGAGATCATGGTGCCTCGCGTGGACATGGTGCTGGTGGAGGATACGACGACCGTGCGCGATGCGGCGATGGTTATGCGCGGCAGCGGCTTCTCGCGCGTGCCGGTGTTCCACGATGACCGCGACCGGATCGTGGGCGTGGCCTTGCTCAAGGATCTTGTCGCCCCGCTGTCAGAGGGCGCGGCAGACGACCCCATAACGAACCACGTCCGGGATCCCTTCTTCGTTCCCGAGACCAAAGGCATCTTGCCTCTGCTCAACGAGATGCAGACTCACCGGAATCAGGTTGCGATAGTCGTCGATGAGTACGGCGGCACCGCAGGGCTCGTGACCGTGGAAGACATCGTCGAAGAAGTGGTGGGCGAGATCGCCGATGAGTTCGACCGCGACCGTCGCTACATCACCTCCGTGGGAGAAGGCGAGTGGGTGGTTGACGGGCGTCTGCCGCTTGAGGACGCGATCGGGCTCGGGCTCCCCGTGGACGAGTCCGGCGAATACGACACCGTGGCCGGCTGGCTCCTTGCCGAACTCGGGCACATCCCGACCCCCGGGGAGCAGCATGCGAAAGCGGGCTTCGAATTCAGGGTACAAGCGATGAGGAGGCGCAGAATCGCTCGCATACGGGTTCTCGCCGCGCAGGAGGGTCGAGCCAAAGGAGCATCATGA
- a CDS encoding HD domain-containing protein, whose amino-acid sequence MSAADVISALSSARKAIQLYPATHPAHGEALHALVDSVAQLTAVTPFVLNLHDGRLYHDSIVITDDVHGARAVAEAFEARTIESLSFNPDFNSQDASGLTEVLSLRPSPSLDVDAELAARGVSGVTVSVLEDEEDPDREEHDRQRQADRALYQRVLSVLQRLHDQFAGVGVGDMGETVTVVAGVIDRLLADPSAVLGLATIRGDSDKNLFHALNVMIYSLALGQRLGLPEEGLQSLGLSALLHDVGKSAFDAQDPSQTEAMRGMHPKVGAEILQRVGLEDPGPMLVAYEHHMSSDGGGWPEREAGYVAHPYSRMVAIANRYENLVSGTTAHESLTPDRAIVQVLREAGTMLDPFFARLLANALGVFPVGCLVRLSDHRVGVVARPGDDPLAPVVRIAYDERGSEIDDPAEVDLADGDVRIVEVIEPQALNVEVAEKL is encoded by the coding sequence GTGAGCGCCGCCGACGTCATCTCCGCCCTCTCCAGCGCCCGCAAGGCGATCCAGCTCTACCCGGCGACGCACCCGGCCCACGGCGAGGCCCTTCACGCGCTGGTCGACTCGGTCGCTCAACTCACCGCGGTGACGCCCTTCGTTCTCAACCTCCACGACGGCCGCCTGTATCACGACAGCATCGTCATCACCGACGACGTACACGGAGCACGCGCGGTCGCCGAGGCGTTCGAGGCACGTACGATCGAATCGCTCAGCTTCAACCCCGACTTCAACAGCCAGGATGCCAGCGGCCTCACCGAGGTTCTCTCCCTGCGTCCCTCGCCTTCGCTCGACGTCGATGCCGAGCTTGCGGCACGCGGCGTCAGCGGGGTCACCGTTTCCGTCCTCGAAGACGAAGAGGATCCGGATCGAGAGGAACACGACCGCCAGCGCCAAGCCGACCGTGCCCTGTACCAGCGAGTCCTCTCGGTCCTTCAGCGCCTGCACGATCAGTTCGCGGGGGTCGGTGTCGGCGACATGGGCGAGACCGTGACCGTCGTCGCAGGGGTGATCGATCGCCTGCTCGCAGATCCTTCCGCGGTCCTCGGACTGGCCACCATCCGGGGCGACAGCGACAAGAACCTCTTCCACGCTCTCAACGTGATGATCTACTCACTGGCACTCGGCCAGCGCCTTGGGCTACCTGAGGAGGGACTCCAGTCTCTCGGGCTGTCGGCGCTTCTCCACGACGTGGGCAAGTCAGCCTTTGACGCACAGGACCCGTCACAAACCGAGGCGATGCGAGGAATGCACCCGAAGGTGGGTGCCGAGATCCTTCAAAGAGTCGGACTCGAAGACCCGGGGCCGATGCTCGTTGCCTACGAGCACCACATGTCAAGCGACGGCGGCGGGTGGCCCGAGCGTGAAGCAGGATATGTCGCGCACCCTTACAGCCGAATGGTCGCGATAGCCAACCGCTATGAGAACCTGGTGTCCGGCACGACCGCGCACGAATCGCTCACCCCCGATCGGGCGATCGTCCAGGTGCTGCGCGAAGCGGGAACCATGCTCGATCCGTTCTTCGCCCGGCTGCTTGCAAATGCGTTGGGCGTGTTCCCGGTCGGCTGCCTGGTGAGGCTTTCCGACCATCGCGTCGGGGTGGTGGCACGACCCGGAGACGATCCCCTGGCGCCGGTGGTGCGCATCGCATACGACGAGCGCGGCTCAGAGATCGACGATCCTGCAGAGGTGGACCTGGCCGACGGGGACGTACGCATCGTCGAGGTCATCGAACCGCAGGCGCTCAACGTCGAAGTCGCCGAGAAGCTGTAG